A window of Microbacterium sp. BK668 genomic DNA:
AGACGATCGCCGACCTCTCGGGCCGGCTCGACGCCCTCCGCCTGACGCCGGGCGGCGAGGGCCAGGCGGCGCTCGAGCGCGACCTGGAGATCCACCGGGTGAGCGCGCGCCTGCGCGCGCTGCGCCGCTTCGGCCTCGACCTGTGCCTCGGCCGGATCGTTCCCGAGGATGGCGAGCCGGTCTACATCGGGCGATTCGGACTGAGGGATGCCGCGGGCCGGCGCCTTCTCGTCGATTGGCGCGCGCCGGCTGCCGAACCCTTCTTCGCCGCGACGCACGCCGACCCGCGCGGCCTCGCGAGCCGCCGTCGCTACCGCTGGGCGAGCGGACGCGTTCGCGACTACTGGGACGAGGTCTTCACCCCCGAGGGCCTCGCGTCGAGCGCTGCGCTCGACGATCAGTCCGCCTTCATCGCGAGCCTCGGGAGCGACCGGTCGGCGCGCATGCGCGACGTCCTGGGCACGATCCAGTCCGACCAGGACGCCATCATCCGCGCCGGGTCCAAGGGTGCGCTCGTCGTGGACGGCGGGCCGGGCACGGGCAAGACCGTGGTCGCCCTGCACCGAGCCGCCTATCTCCTCTACGCCGACCCGCGCCTCGGCGAGGGAAGCGGTGGCGTGTTGTTCGTCGGTCCGCACGAGCAGTACCTCGCGTACGTGTCCGACGTCCTGCCGAGGCTCGGCGAGGAGTCGGTGCAGACCTGCATGATCCGCGACCTCGTCCGCGAAGGGGCGGCCGCGACGCCCGAGCACGATCCCGCAGTGGCGCGGCTCAAGACCGACGCCCGGATGATCGACGCCATCGAGCCCGCCGTCGCGCTCTACGAGGAGCCGCCGACGACCCGGCTCGTCGTCGATACGCCGTGGGCGGAGCTCGAGCTGACCCCGCAGGACTGGGCCGAGGCCTTCGCCTCGGCGGAGCCCGGCACGCCGCACAACGAGGCGCGCGACGACGTGTGGGAGACCCTCCTCGAGATCCTCGGCGATCAGATCGACGACGAGGTGCCGCTGCACCAGCTCCGCCGCGTGCTGGCTCGCCACGAGGAGCTGAGCCGCGTCTGCCAGCGCGCGTGGCCGCTGGTCGAGGCATCCGTCGTCGTCTCCGACCTGTGGTCCGTCCCGGCGTACCTCCGCCGCTGCGCGCCCTGGCTCGACCCCGCAGAGGTCCAGCTCCTGCAGCGGGCGGATCCCTCGGCCTGGACCGAGGCCGATCTTCCGCTCCTCGACGCCGCCCGTCGGCGGCTCGGCGACCCCGGCGCGTCGCGAAGGAAGCAGCGGCGGGACGCGGCGCTCGCCGCCGAGCGGGCGGAGCGCGAGCGCGTCGCGGACGAGCTCATCGCAGCGGACGACTCCGAGATGCTCGTCATGACGATGCTGCGCGGCCAGGATTTCGTCACCTCTCTCGACGACGAGTCCGCACTTCCCCGTGCCGATGCCGACCTCCTGGCGGGGCCGTTCGCGCACGTCATCGTCGACGAGGCGCAGGAGCTGACGGATGCCCAGTGGCGGATGCTGCTGAGCCGCTGCCCGTCGCGCAGCTTCACGATCGTCGGCGACCGCGCGCAGGCGCGCCACGGGTTCACCGAGTCGTGGGAGGAGCGTCTGGCCCGCGTCGGGCTGCGCGACATCTCGCTCGCGTCGCTCACGATCAACTACCGCACGCCCGAGGAGGTCATGGCTGTGGCCGAGCCGGTCATCCGCGCCGCGATCCCCGACGCCAACGTGCCGACATCCGTCCGGAGCGCGGGGGTGCCGGTGCACTACGGCGCCGCGGCCGAGCGCGACGGCCTCCTCCGCGCGTGGCTCGCGGAACACGCGGAAGGGGAGGGCGTCGCGTGCGTGATCGGCGACCCGACGTTCGCCGGCTCGGCCCGCGTGCGCGCGCTCGACCCCGAGCACGTCAAGGGACTCGAGTTCGACCTCGTCGTGGTCGTCGACCCGGACGGCTTCGGCGAGGGCATCGAGGGCGCGGTCGACCGGTACGTCGCCATGACGCGCGCGACGCAGCGGCTCGCCGTGCTCACGACCTGACCGCGGAGCAAGTACGGTCGATGCATGGCCGTGCGGGATGACGAGGTCGATCTGCTGATCGACGCCTGG
This region includes:
- the helR gene encoding RNA polymerase recycling motor ATPase HelR, with the protein product MTPLTTSAFDLPRNLAAKADPALIEDDERHFAAIAASLAQTIADLSGRLDALRLTPGGEGQAALERDLEIHRVSARLRALRRFGLDLCLGRIVPEDGEPVYIGRFGLRDAAGRRLLVDWRAPAAEPFFAATHADPRGLASRRRYRWASGRVRDYWDEVFTPEGLASSAALDDQSAFIASLGSDRSARMRDVLGTIQSDQDAIIRAGSKGALVVDGGPGTGKTVVALHRAAYLLYADPRLGEGSGGVLFVGPHEQYLAYVSDVLPRLGEESVQTCMIRDLVREGAAATPEHDPAVARLKTDARMIDAIEPAVALYEEPPTTRLVVDTPWAELELTPQDWAEAFASAEPGTPHNEARDDVWETLLEILGDQIDDEVPLHQLRRVLARHEELSRVCQRAWPLVEASVVVSDLWSVPAYLRRCAPWLDPAEVQLLQRADPSAWTEADLPLLDAARRRLGDPGASRRKQRRDAALAAERAERERVADELIAADDSEMLVMTMLRGQDFVTSLDDESALPRADADLLAGPFAHVIVDEAQELTDAQWRMLLSRCPSRSFTIVGDRAQARHGFTESWEERLARVGLRDISLASLTINYRTPEEVMAVAEPVIRAAIPDANVPTSVRSAGVPVHYGAAAERDGLLRAWLAEHAEGEGVACVIGDPTFAGSARVRALDPEHVKGLEFDLVVVVDPDGFGEGIEGAVDRYVAMTRATQRLAVLTT